From Xenopus laevis strain J_2021 chromosome 7L, Xenopus_laevis_v10.1, whole genome shotgun sequence, one genomic window encodes:
- the LOC108696710 gene encoding carcinoembryonic antigen-related cell adhesion molecule 5 isoform X2 — MRRGQVLRLATGSVSGLLRESGALGKSVNLTVKLNLPTQREVQWKFGANSIIATAQLNNPPLYYGSYRGRCHLYDNTTLQLDNLTPADTGVYWLFVSNVDTAAQQNGSISLTVYSPLTLPTLKVNISTTNGNAYPVNGTNVSLHCDAGGQNVVNYTFYQGVVDACSQPHVTCNKDFMYFQPITMSDTGIYTCKIENPISSNTSQPLSIIVTGRLSGVTLSSNASSELLWAGKDSVDLTCSALGTNVTFSWYLDGAPLPPNPRYHLMNSNSSLIISPVERTDSGSFTCIGSNSLNSETSNLLTLRLGWFPNRNIQCNAARSDQTVTLSCSWPGGNPAANVTMIFQNTKYTAQDTVTRDVPLNVISPGAELTCLGAQGGQDMVCTMILGTPIGSQSNTVSSVTKGENVSMSVNLNWSRNVSPRIQILPATFSWFHRSSDRPLSVSGGKISVISSDYKSELVISSVTDSDNGIYECEAKNFLGNSTFSFQLSVTSGSNQLSPGAIAGIVISVLFVVALIPLTIIFILRKKKKNNNNNAPTSPVYENTGAQAPNTYDRIITGSKETMAGNRPQESSYQELQFPSNDVYNHLRRTPR, encoded by the exons ATGCGAAGAGGTCAGGTCCTCCGGCTTGCCACAG GGTCTGTATCTGGTTTACTGAGAGAATCAGGAGCTTTGGGAAAATCTGTGAATCTCACAGTGAAGCTGAATCTGCCCACACAGCGTGAAGTACAATGGAAGTTTGGTGCCAACTCTATCATTGCAACTGCCCAGCTGAATAACCCTCCCCTCTATTATGGCAGTTACAGAGGCAGATGCCACCTGTATGATAATACAACTCTCCAGCTGGACAATCTCACTCCTGCAGATACAGGGGTATATTGGCTCTTTGTATCCAACGTGGACACTGCAGCACAACAAAATGGGTCGATTTCTCTTACTGTTTACA GTCCACTTACCCTTCCAACTCTCAAAGTGAACATATCTACCACTAATGGCAATGCTTATCCTGTTAATGGCACCAATGTGTCCCTCCATTGTGACGCTGGCGGTCAGAATGTGGTTAATTATACTTTTTACCAAGGTGTAGTTGATGCCTGCTCCCAGCCCCATGTGACCTGCAACAAAGACTTCATGTACTTTCAGCCAATCACGATGAGTGACACCGGGATATACACCTGTAAAATAGAGAATCCTATCAGCAGTAACACCAGCCAGCCGCTCAGTATAATAGTCACAG GACGATTATCTGGGGTGACACTGAGCAGTAATGCATCTTCAGAGCTGCTGTGGGCAGGGAAGGATTCAGTGGATCTAACATGTTCAGCTCTTGGCACTAATGTCACCTTCTCCTGGTACCTGGATGGAGCACCATTACCTCCAAACCCCAGATATCACTTAATGAATTCCAACTCCAGCCTCATTATCAGTCCTGTGGAGAGGACAGACAGCGGATCCTTCACCTGCATTGGCTCTAACAGTCTGAATAGTGAGACCAGTAACCTCCTGACTCTCAGACTTGGCT GGTTTCCTAACAGAAATATTCAGTGTAATGCAGCCAGATCGGACCAGACAGTGACACTGAGCTGTTCTTGGCCTGGAGGCAACCCTGCTGCAAATGTCACCATGATATTTCAGAATACAAAATACACAGCACAGGATACAGTGACTAGGGATGTACCCCTTAATGTCATCTCCCCTGGGGCAGAACTGACCTGCTTGGGTGCACAAGGGGGGCAGGATATGGTCTGCACCATGATCTTGG gaACTCCAATCGGGTCACAAAGTAACACTGTCTCTTCAGTGACAAAAGGAGAAAATGTCTCCATGTCTGTCAACTTAAACTGGAGCAGAAATGTTTCTCCCAGAATTCAAATCCTTCCTGCAACATTCTCCTGGTTCCATCGTAGTTCTGACCGCCCTCTTTCAGTCAGTGGAGGAAAGATCTCAGTCATTTCCAGTGACTATAAATCAGAGCTGGTGATCTCTTCAGTGACTGACAGTGACAATGGAATTTATGAATGTGAAGCCAAAAACTTTTTAGGAAACTCAACATTCTCCTTTCAACTCAGTGTGACTTCAG GTTCAAACCAGCTGTCTCCTGGTGCAATAGCCGGCATTGTGATCTCTGTCCTGTTTGTTGTAGCACTGATACCTCTCACCATCATCTTCATTCTccgcaagaagaagaagaacaacaACAACA acGCGCCCACAAGTCCAGTATATGAGAATACAGGCGCCCAAGCACCAAACACTTATGATCGTATCATTACAGGATCAAAG GAGACCATGGCAGGAAATAGGCCCCAGGAATCCAGCTATCAG GAGCTTCAGTTCCCAAGTAATGATGTGTATAATCATTTGAGGAGAACACCCAGATAA
- the LOC108696710 gene encoding carcinoembryonic antigen-related cell adhesion molecule 5 isoform X1 codes for MGSYRYLSVWILLLLADSGSVSGLLRESGALGKSVNLTVKLNLPTQREVQWKFGANSIIATAQLNNPPLYYGSYRGRCHLYDNTTLQLDNLTPADTGVYWLFVSNVDTAAQQNGSISLTVYSPLTLPTLKVNISTTNGNAYPVNGTNVSLHCDAGGQNVVNYTFYQGVVDACSQPHVTCNKDFMYFQPITMSDTGIYTCKIENPISSNTSQPLSIIVTGRLSGVTLSSNASSELLWAGKDSVDLTCSALGTNVTFSWYLDGAPLPPNPRYHLMNSNSSLIISPVERTDSGSFTCIGSNSLNSETSNLLTLRLGWFPNRNIQCNAARSDQTVTLSCSWPGGNPAANVTMIFQNTKYTAQDTVTRDVPLNVISPGAELTCLGAQGGQDMVCTMILGTPIGSQSNTVSSVTKGENVSMSVNLNWSRNVSPRIQILPATFSWFHRSSDRPLSVSGGKISVISSDYKSELVISSVTDSDNGIYECEAKNFLGNSTFSFQLSVTSGSNQLSPGAIAGIVISVLFVVALIPLTIIFILRKKKKNNNNNAPTSPVYENTGAQAPNTYDRIITGSKETMAGNRPQESSYQELQFPSNDVYNHLRRTPR; via the exons ATGGGATCATACCGGTACCTGTCTGTTTGGATCCTGCTGCTCCTGGCTGACTCAG GGTCTGTATCTGGTTTACTGAGAGAATCAGGAGCTTTGGGAAAATCTGTGAATCTCACAGTGAAGCTGAATCTGCCCACACAGCGTGAAGTACAATGGAAGTTTGGTGCCAACTCTATCATTGCAACTGCCCAGCTGAATAACCCTCCCCTCTATTATGGCAGTTACAGAGGCAGATGCCACCTGTATGATAATACAACTCTCCAGCTGGACAATCTCACTCCTGCAGATACAGGGGTATATTGGCTCTTTGTATCCAACGTGGACACTGCAGCACAACAAAATGGGTCGATTTCTCTTACTGTTTACA GTCCACTTACCCTTCCAACTCTCAAAGTGAACATATCTACCACTAATGGCAATGCTTATCCTGTTAATGGCACCAATGTGTCCCTCCATTGTGACGCTGGCGGTCAGAATGTGGTTAATTATACTTTTTACCAAGGTGTAGTTGATGCCTGCTCCCAGCCCCATGTGACCTGCAACAAAGACTTCATGTACTTTCAGCCAATCACGATGAGTGACACCGGGATATACACCTGTAAAATAGAGAATCCTATCAGCAGTAACACCAGCCAGCCGCTCAGTATAATAGTCACAG GACGATTATCTGGGGTGACACTGAGCAGTAATGCATCTTCAGAGCTGCTGTGGGCAGGGAAGGATTCAGTGGATCTAACATGTTCAGCTCTTGGCACTAATGTCACCTTCTCCTGGTACCTGGATGGAGCACCATTACCTCCAAACCCCAGATATCACTTAATGAATTCCAACTCCAGCCTCATTATCAGTCCTGTGGAGAGGACAGACAGCGGATCCTTCACCTGCATTGGCTCTAACAGTCTGAATAGTGAGACCAGTAACCTCCTGACTCTCAGACTTGGCT GGTTTCCTAACAGAAATATTCAGTGTAATGCAGCCAGATCGGACCAGACAGTGACACTGAGCTGTTCTTGGCCTGGAGGCAACCCTGCTGCAAATGTCACCATGATATTTCAGAATACAAAATACACAGCACAGGATACAGTGACTAGGGATGTACCCCTTAATGTCATCTCCCCTGGGGCAGAACTGACCTGCTTGGGTGCACAAGGGGGGCAGGATATGGTCTGCACCATGATCTTGG gaACTCCAATCGGGTCACAAAGTAACACTGTCTCTTCAGTGACAAAAGGAGAAAATGTCTCCATGTCTGTCAACTTAAACTGGAGCAGAAATGTTTCTCCCAGAATTCAAATCCTTCCTGCAACATTCTCCTGGTTCCATCGTAGTTCTGACCGCCCTCTTTCAGTCAGTGGAGGAAAGATCTCAGTCATTTCCAGTGACTATAAATCAGAGCTGGTGATCTCTTCAGTGACTGACAGTGACAATGGAATTTATGAATGTGAAGCCAAAAACTTTTTAGGAAACTCAACATTCTCCTTTCAACTCAGTGTGACTTCAG GTTCAAACCAGCTGTCTCCTGGTGCAATAGCCGGCATTGTGATCTCTGTCCTGTTTGTTGTAGCACTGATACCTCTCACCATCATCTTCATTCTccgcaagaagaagaagaacaacaACAACA acGCGCCCACAAGTCCAGTATATGAGAATACAGGCGCCCAAGCACCAAACACTTATGATCGTATCATTACAGGATCAAAG GAGACCATGGCAGGAAATAGGCCCCAGGAATCCAGCTATCAG GAGCTTCAGTTCCCAAGTAATGATGTGTATAATCATTTGAGGAGAACACCCAGATAA
- the LOC108696710 gene encoding carcinoembryonic antigen-related cell adhesion molecule 1 isoform X3 encodes MIIQLSSWTISLLQIQGYIGSLYPTWTLQHNKMGRFLLLFTPITMSDTGIYTCKIENPISSNTSQPLSIIVTGRLSGVTLSSNASSELLWAGKDSVDLTCSALGTNVTFSWYLDGAPLPPNPRYHLMNSNSSLIISPVERTDSGSFTCIGSNSLNSETSNLLTLRLGWFPNRNIQCNAARSDQTVTLSCSWPGGNPAANVTMIFQNTKYTAQDTVTRDVPLNVISPGAELTCLGAQGGQDMVCTMILGTPIGSQSNTVSSVTKGENVSMSVNLNWSRNVSPRIQILPATFSWFHRSSDRPLSVSGGKISVISSDYKSELVISSVTDSDNGIYECEAKNFLGNSTFSFQLSVTSGSNQLSPGAIAGIVISVLFVVALIPLTIIFILRKKKKNNNNNAPTSPVYENTGAQAPNTYDRIITGSKETMAGNRPQESSYQELQFPSNDVYNHLRRTPR; translated from the exons ATGATAATACAACTCTCCAGCTGGACAATCTCACTCCTGCAGATACAGGGGTATATTGGCTCTTTGTATCCAACGTGGACACTGCAGCACAACAAAATGGGTCGATTTCTCTTACTGTTTACA CCAATCACGATGAGTGACACCGGGATATACACCTGTAAAATAGAGAATCCTATCAGCAGTAACACCAGCCAGCCGCTCAGTATAATAGTCACAG GACGATTATCTGGGGTGACACTGAGCAGTAATGCATCTTCAGAGCTGCTGTGGGCAGGGAAGGATTCAGTGGATCTAACATGTTCAGCTCTTGGCACTAATGTCACCTTCTCCTGGTACCTGGATGGAGCACCATTACCTCCAAACCCCAGATATCACTTAATGAATTCCAACTCCAGCCTCATTATCAGTCCTGTGGAGAGGACAGACAGCGGATCCTTCACCTGCATTGGCTCTAACAGTCTGAATAGTGAGACCAGTAACCTCCTGACTCTCAGACTTGGCT GGTTTCCTAACAGAAATATTCAGTGTAATGCAGCCAGATCGGACCAGACAGTGACACTGAGCTGTTCTTGGCCTGGAGGCAACCCTGCTGCAAATGTCACCATGATATTTCAGAATACAAAATACACAGCACAGGATACAGTGACTAGGGATGTACCCCTTAATGTCATCTCCCCTGGGGCAGAACTGACCTGCTTGGGTGCACAAGGGGGGCAGGATATGGTCTGCACCATGATCTTGG gaACTCCAATCGGGTCACAAAGTAACACTGTCTCTTCAGTGACAAAAGGAGAAAATGTCTCCATGTCTGTCAACTTAAACTGGAGCAGAAATGTTTCTCCCAGAATTCAAATCCTTCCTGCAACATTCTCCTGGTTCCATCGTAGTTCTGACCGCCCTCTTTCAGTCAGTGGAGGAAAGATCTCAGTCATTTCCAGTGACTATAAATCAGAGCTGGTGATCTCTTCAGTGACTGACAGTGACAATGGAATTTATGAATGTGAAGCCAAAAACTTTTTAGGAAACTCAACATTCTCCTTTCAACTCAGTGTGACTTCAG GTTCAAACCAGCTGTCTCCTGGTGCAATAGCCGGCATTGTGATCTCTGTCCTGTTTGTTGTAGCACTGATACCTCTCACCATCATCTTCATTCTccgcaagaagaagaagaacaacaACAACA acGCGCCCACAAGTCCAGTATATGAGAATACAGGCGCCCAAGCACCAAACACTTATGATCGTATCATTACAGGATCAAAG GAGACCATGGCAGGAAATAGGCCCCAGGAATCCAGCTATCAG GAGCTTCAGTTCCCAAGTAATGATGTGTATAATCATTTGAGGAGAACACCCAGATAA